Proteins from a single region of Lysinibacillus sp. JNUCC-52:
- a CDS encoding enoyl-CoA hydratase, translating to MKVQVGEKITFERTFTIEDVELFTKVSKDEGVHHITPDEQGRFVVQGLLTATLPTKVGGDFNVLARTMNFEFLRPVFSGDTIRCDVMIEQFELDEKNRQAINTSFSCINQLNKEVLKGSFSGIIL from the coding sequence ATGAAAGTACAAGTAGGTGAAAAGATTACTTTTGAACGTACGTTTACAATAGAAGATGTTGAATTATTTACAAAGGTATCAAAGGATGAAGGTGTTCATCATATCACACCAGATGAACAAGGTCGTTTTGTTGTGCAGGGGCTTTTGACAGCTACACTCCCAACAAAAGTGGGTGGTGACTTTAACGTATTGGCGCGTACAATGAACTTCGAGTTTTTACGTCCAGTTTTTAGCGGTGATACTATTCGCTGTGATGTCATGATTGAACAATTTGAACTAGATGAAAAAAATCGTCAAGCGATTAATACATCATTTTCTTGTATAAATCAACTTAACAAAGAGGTATTAAAAGGGAGCTTTTCTGGCATTATTCTATAA
- a CDS encoding biotin transporter BioY, whose protein sequence is MKKSNTYNYVLAAFGAAIIAVLAQVTIPLPLIPITGQTLAVGLVVTILGTRLGTLSVLVYILLGTAGIPVFSGMSGGYGIIIGPTGGYIVGFLAAAVLMGLYLNKFGITIVQAIIANIIGMVVTLAFGTAWLKIVGDLTWTAAFMGGAAPFIVVGVLKAVLAAWLGVIVRRRLESAHLIEAIA, encoded by the coding sequence TTGAAAAAGAGTAATACTTACAATTATGTGTTAGCGGCGTTCGGAGCGGCTATTATCGCAGTTCTTGCACAGGTAACGATTCCGCTACCACTGATTCCAATTACAGGTCAAACTTTAGCTGTAGGCTTAGTTGTTACAATATTAGGTACAAGACTTGGTACACTATCTGTACTTGTTTATATTTTACTTGGCACAGCAGGTATTCCAGTATTTAGTGGTATGTCAGGGGGGTATGGTATCATTATAGGACCGACAGGAGGATATATTGTTGGCTTCCTTGCTGCGGCTGTATTGATGGGTTTATACTTAAATAAATTTGGCATTACCATTGTACAAGCAATCATTGCCAACATTATCGGTATGGTAGTAACATTGGCGTTTGGTACAGCTTGGTTAAAAATTGTCGGCGATTTAACATGGACAGCAGCATTTATGGGTGGAGCTGCTCCATTTATTGTTGTTGGAGTATTGAAGGCAGTACTTGCGGCATGGCTTGGTGTCATCGTACGTCGACGTTTAGAAAGTGCGCATTTAATCGAAGCAATAGCATAG
- a CDS encoding MBL fold metallo-hydrolase: MKTTNMMFFERPFPSANCIVIQDDQPFLVDTGFGSDVLRTEKLLTDAGILPKQLAGIINTHYHSDHVGGNHYFQQRYALPIAAHLWEGEMVNHCDLESCGSHYLDQPVEQYVVQQLLIDEQEILTGNSALQVLHTPGHTLGHIALYEQKQQILICGDLFQYNDVGWLNIFREGTNSVRRSYESLERLAKLPIKLAYPGHGRAIEEPLLMIDKARERLEKWMKSPEKMAWHACKRIFSFTLMLKNGLTSKEIPPYLLGCGWFHDFAVHSFQLEPKEFVQLLLDEMIRSKAAIWQQGKLLATAPFEIPSSKWIDEDWKPINWTR, from the coding sequence ATGAAAACTACAAATATGATGTTTTTTGAACGGCCGTTTCCAAGTGCCAATTGCATTGTTATTCAAGACGATCAACCTTTTTTAGTTGATACGGGCTTTGGTAGTGATGTGCTCCGAACGGAAAAACTTTTAACCGATGCAGGGATATTACCAAAGCAGTTAGCAGGTATCATTAATACACATTATCATAGTGATCATGTTGGGGGTAATCATTATTTTCAACAGCGGTACGCATTACCGATTGCTGCACATCTTTGGGAGGGGGAGATGGTGAACCATTGTGATTTAGAGTCATGTGGTTCCCATTATTTAGATCAACCAGTAGAACAGTATGTTGTGCAACAGCTACTTATAGATGAACAAGAAATTTTAACGGGAAATAGTGCTCTTCAAGTTTTACATACACCAGGACATACATTAGGGCATATAGCTTTATACGAACAAAAGCAACAGATATTAATTTGTGGAGACTTATTTCAATATAATGATGTAGGTTGGTTGAATATTTTTCGTGAAGGCACAAATAGTGTAAGACGTTCATACGAAAGTTTGGAGCGACTCGCTAAGCTACCAATAAAACTAGCTTACCCTGGGCATGGGCGAGCGATTGAAGAACCGTTACTAATGATAGATAAAGCAAGAGAACGACTCGAAAAGTGGATGAAATCTCCTGAGAAAATGGCTTGGCATGCATGTAAGCGAATTTTTTCTTTCACACTGATGCTGAAAAATGGATTAACGAGCAAGGAAATTCCACCGTATCTACTCGGCTGTGGCTGGTTTCATGATTTTGCCGTGCACTCTTTCCAATTAGAGCCTAAGGAGTTTGTCCAACTATTACTGGATGAAATGATTCGCTCTAAAGCTGCCATATGGCAACAGGGCAAGTTATTAGCGACAGCACCATTCGAAATACCATCTTCAAAATGGATTGATGAAGATTGGAAGCCGATTAATTGGACAAGATGA
- a CDS encoding sigma-70 family RNA polymerase sigma factor, whose product MEIEEIIAEHGDYLLKVAYLYVKNEATAEDIVQDVFIAFYQKQQQFRQESSLRTYLVKMTVNRSHDYLRSWKSKRLSLFEKISGRSTTVTPEKEMLAKSSKQELIEALFTLSVQYREVLILYYFEEMTTVDIAKLVQCPEATVRTRLQRARKQLATVIADYDWEVLRYESI is encoded by the coding sequence ATGGAAATTGAAGAAATTATTGCAGAGCACGGGGATTATCTACTGAAAGTTGCCTACTTATATGTAAAGAATGAAGCAACAGCAGAGGATATTGTCCAAGATGTGTTTATTGCCTTTTATCAAAAGCAGCAACAGTTTCGCCAAGAATCATCATTACGTACATATTTGGTCAAAATGACGGTCAATCGCAGTCACGATTATTTACGAAGCTGGAAAAGCAAACGGCTGTCGCTATTTGAGAAAATTTCAGGACGTTCAACTACAGTCACGCCAGAAAAAGAAATGCTCGCTAAATCGTCCAAGCAGGAGCTAATAGAAGCTTTATTCACTTTGTCTGTACAATACAGAGAGGTGTTGATTCTCTATTATTTTGAGGAAATGACAACAGTAGACATTGCTAAGCTTGTTCAATGTCCTGAGGCAACTGTGCGCACAAGATTACAACGGGCAAGAAAGCAGCTAGCTACAGTCATCGCTGACTACGATTGGGAGGTGTTACGCTATGAATCGATTTAA
- a CDS encoding amidohydrolase translates to MATLWTGGTIYTMEKTGETVEAVLEKDGQIVAVGTVDSLLPQATTVRDLQGNVMYPGFVDSHLHIIGYGEKLMHIDVSNVTSKEELLHIIGERMQGTSSEQWVVAIGMNETGYAEPIFPTLSELDALGEAHLIIKRSCHHLILANSKALAFAGITNDTPSPEGGIIDKKNGQLTGVLKDTALYLIVNHMPYYTPEYIEEALQKSIASLQSYGLVGGHSEDLSYFGPPSQPINAYRKIVDAQQSFKVHLLQHHTVFEEVALLNEQSTTYVQFGAMKIFVDGAFGGRTAALREPYCDDPNNYGILVHSTTQLEQYVQLARRHGQTVAVHAIGDLAIDTILDVFAAFPPREGQLDRLIHCSLIDEVILDKLAALPIAVDMQPQFVQGEYLAELVKLGEKRAQGLHPLKSLLDRGLIVAGGSDAPIEVPNPLYGIYAAVTRRNFGESHHGFGPQEKISRFDAVRLYTVGSAEIIGQEHARGKIKEGFSADFTVFEDDIFAVDIEKVPHIQVAYTVVDGRIVYESKKNRCEA, encoded by the coding sequence ATGGCAACACTTTGGACAGGTGGAACAATATATACGATGGAAAAAACGGGCGAAACAGTTGAAGCAGTACTTGAAAAAGATGGACAAATTGTGGCGGTTGGTACCGTTGACAGTTTGTTACCACAAGCTACAACGGTCCGAGATTTACAAGGAAATGTAATGTACCCAGGATTTGTTGATAGCCATTTACATATTATTGGATATGGGGAAAAATTAATGCACATTGATGTGTCGAATGTAACTAGCAAGGAAGAATTGTTACATATCATTGGTGAACGTATGCAAGGCACTTCTTCAGAACAATGGGTTGTTGCTATTGGCATGAATGAAACAGGGTATGCCGAACCCATTTTCCCAACTTTGTCGGAGCTTGATGCGCTCGGTGAAGCCCATTTGATTATTAAACGTAGTTGCCATCATTTAATTTTAGCTAATTCAAAGGCACTTGCATTTGCTGGAATTACAAACGATACACCTTCACCAGAAGGCGGTATTATTGATAAGAAAAACGGTCAATTAACAGGTGTTTTAAAAGATACTGCATTATATTTAATCGTTAACCATATGCCGTATTATACGCCTGAATATATTGAAGAAGCGCTTCAAAAATCCATAGCATCGCTCCAATCGTATGGCTTAGTAGGTGGTCACTCGGAAGATTTAAGCTACTTCGGTCCTCCTAGTCAACCAATAAATGCTTATCGAAAAATAGTTGATGCGCAACAATCATTTAAAGTGCACTTATTACAACACCATACCGTTTTTGAGGAAGTTGCTTTGTTAAACGAGCAATCAACAACATATGTACAATTTGGTGCAATGAAAATATTCGTCGATGGTGCTTTCGGGGGACGTACGGCCGCTTTACGTGAACCATATTGTGATGACCCTAACAATTACGGCATACTTGTTCATTCAACAACGCAATTAGAGCAGTATGTGCAACTTGCAAGACGTCATGGACAAACAGTTGCAGTGCATGCGATTGGTGATTTAGCAATAGATACAATTTTAGATGTTTTTGCCGCTTTTCCACCTCGTGAAGGGCAATTGGACAGACTAATTCATTGCAGCTTAATTGATGAGGTTATTTTAGATAAATTGGCAGCATTACCGATAGCTGTAGATATGCAACCACAGTTTGTTCAAGGAGAGTATTTAGCGGAGCTTGTGAAGTTAGGTGAGAAGCGCGCACAAGGACTTCATCCATTAAAATCACTGCTAGATCGAGGACTGATTGTAGCAGGTGGCAGTGATGCACCGATTGAAGTACCGAATCCTTTATACGGCATTTACGCCGCTGTGACAAGACGAAATTTCGGTGAAAGCCATCATGGTTTTGGTCCGCAGGAAAAAATTTCACGCTTCGATGCAGTGCGCCTCTATACAGTAGGGTCTGCTGAAATAATTGGCCAGGAGCATGCGAGAGGCAAAATAAAAGAAGGCTTTAGTGCTGATTTCACCGTTTTCGAAGATGATATATTTGCGGTAGATATAGAAAAAGTACCACATATTCAAGTTGCCTATACAGTTGTAGATGGTCGTATCGTATATGAAAGTAAAAAAAATCGTTGTGAAGCTTAG
- a CDS encoding TrmB family transcriptional regulator encodes MMELISQLKQLGYTEYEAKAYIALVQNNNVTAYQVSKDSKVPRARVYDTLNQLVEKGLVMKEETPEQTTYSAIPSSIFIQKTEQQWQSNFMSIADQLKTLEQKKKEEENQILIIRDKETILSFCTAMLKRAKEKVLISMWDDVYNILREDLEEIGEKVPIHGITINVDNPIATVDQHRTTNYIKAQTTAHWFIIAVDGNEMIYGPSPFRKDLAFFTDDAFHINFLEDYIWHDVLVNRLVKRSDDNLNDWITKERSLFFLENKN; translated from the coding sequence ATGATGGAGTTAATTTCCCAATTGAAGCAATTAGGTTATACAGAATATGAAGCGAAAGCATACATAGCACTTGTACAAAATAATAATGTGACGGCGTATCAAGTTAGTAAAGATTCTAAAGTTCCACGTGCACGTGTATACGATACACTCAATCAATTGGTTGAAAAAGGACTTGTTATGAAGGAAGAGACACCTGAGCAAACAACCTATTCAGCAATACCAAGTTCTATTTTTATCCAAAAAACAGAACAGCAATGGCAATCTAATTTTATGTCCATTGCTGATCAATTAAAGACACTAGAACAAAAAAAGAAAGAAGAAGAAAATCAAATACTAATTATACGCGATAAGGAAACAATTCTTAGCTTCTGTACTGCAATGTTAAAACGAGCAAAAGAAAAAGTACTAATTTCAATGTGGGATGATGTCTATAATATATTACGTGAGGACTTAGAGGAAATTGGGGAAAAAGTGCCCATTCATGGCATTACAATAAATGTAGACAACCCTATAGCTACTGTAGACCAACATCGAACAACCAACTATATTAAAGCTCAAACAACTGCCCATTGGTTTATTATCGCTGTTGATGGAAATGAAATGATTTATGGACCATCACCTTTCCGCAAAGATTTAGCCTTTTTTACTGATGATGCATTCCATATTAACTTTTTAGAAGATTACATTTGGCATGACGTACTTGTCAATCGATTAGTAAAAAGAAGTGATGATAATTTGAATGATTGGATTACGAAAGAAAGAAGTTTATTTTTTTTAGAAAACAAAAATTAA
- a CDS encoding TIGR04104 family putative zinc finger protein, translated as MNRFKENVLHELQHVKLSEEKKLRIAQKARAKSKSKSSSQHQYRIVLATFTLLAIGFSALMTKKSEQQTPPMQGAAIQQESERWTIWTVLGHDWVKGLLLICISVSIALIIKRILHKKGYGLPVCIACGENWSAKQVRKLYWKNGQIECPHCSKKQYRTKKSVQLSGLLNIPIPFIVFLGQVFDQFFIGILFFIASSVIFHYLLLPDIVKLQEDDPSNEPLW; from the coding sequence ATGAATCGATTTAAAGAAAACGTGTTACATGAGCTTCAACATGTAAAGCTTTCGGAGGAGAAAAAGCTACGGATTGCACAAAAAGCAAGAGCTAAAAGTAAAAGCAAGAGCAGTAGCCAACATCAGTATCGAATTGTGCTAGCGACTTTTACACTGCTAGCGATTGGCTTTAGTGCCCTTATGACAAAGAAATCAGAGCAACAAACACCCCCTATGCAAGGAGCTGCCATACAGCAAGAATCTGAGAGATGGACCATTTGGACGGTATTAGGGCATGATTGGGTAAAAGGGCTGCTCCTTATTTGTATATCTGTAAGTATAGCATTGATTATTAAACGTATATTGCATAAAAAAGGGTATGGCTTGCCAGTATGTATTGCATGTGGAGAAAATTGGTCAGCTAAGCAAGTTCGAAAATTGTATTGGAAAAATGGGCAGATAGAGTGTCCACATTGTAGTAAAAAGCAATACCGTACAAAAAAGTCGGTACAATTATCTGGCCTACTCAATATTCCTATACCGTTTATTGTGTTTTTGGGCCAAGTATTTGATCAATTCTTTATCGGTATCTTGTTTTTTATCGCAAGTAGCGTAATTTTTCATTATTTATTACTTCCTGATATAGTAAAATTACAAGAAGATGATCCAAGTAACGAGCCTCTTTGGTAG
- a CDS encoding sporulation protein Cse60, translating to MARLRTNILEARDKDTLENMINKFLYDLPEGDFVDIKYSTYTFYDKHSVYTALILYKIT from the coding sequence GTGGCACGATTAAGAACGAACATACTTGAGGCTAGAGATAAAGATACGCTTGAAAACATGATTAATAAATTTTTATATGATTTACCAGAAGGAGACTTTGTCGATATTAAGTATTCTACATATACTTTTTATGATAAGCATAGTGTTTACACAGCTCTTATTCTTTATAAAATTACATAG
- a CDS encoding TSUP family transporter — MIFNLDPQVVIILILLGFLAAFIDSVVGGGGLIALPALLFVGLSPTTAVATNKLAGTMGSLTSVISFYRSGKLDFRFVRKYFPLAFIGSLIGAWFVTLISPDILKPLMLIMLAAVGVYTIFKKDWGGSATIKKLSPIRIFGLIFLLLAIGFYDGFLGPGTGSFFIFTFLMLGLDFLKAAGNAKFLNLGSNMAALLMFVYLDEVHYLYGVIMGIAQIFGAIVGTQFAIKKGSTFVRKLFIIVTMTLLLKNTYDYFFS; from the coding sequence ATGATTTTTAATTTAGATCCACAAGTTGTAATTATCCTTATATTACTTGGCTTTTTAGCCGCTTTTATTGATTCTGTTGTTGGAGGTGGTGGTTTAATAGCATTACCAGCTCTTTTATTTGTAGGATTAAGTCCAACAACAGCTGTTGCAACAAACAAACTTGCAGGAACGATGGGGTCATTAACTTCTGTTATTTCTTTTTATCGTTCTGGAAAACTTGATTTTCGATTTGTCAGAAAGTATTTCCCATTAGCATTTATTGGATCACTAATCGGAGCCTGGTTCGTTACATTAATTAGTCCAGATATATTAAAACCTTTAATGCTCATTATGCTTGCTGCAGTGGGCGTTTATACCATTTTCAAAAAGGATTGGGGAGGCAGCGCTACAATAAAAAAACTCTCACCTATTCGTATTTTCGGGCTCATCTTTTTACTATTAGCGATTGGCTTTTATGACGGGTTTTTAGGGCCTGGTACAGGTTCCTTTTTTATTTTTACTTTTTTAATGCTTGGTTTAGATTTTTTAAAGGCGGCTGGAAATGCAAAGTTTTTAAATTTAGGCAGCAATATGGCAGCACTTCTGATGTTTGTCTATTTAGACGAAGTGCATTATTTATACGGAGTTATTATGGGAATCGCTCAAATTTTTGGGGCTATTGTGGGGACACAGTTTGCCATTAAAAAGGGCAGTACCTTTGTACGAAAATTATTCATCATTGTTACCATGACCCTCCTTCTCAAAAACACCTATGACTATTTCTTCAGTTAA
- a CDS encoding copper amine oxidase N-terminal domain-containing protein translates to MKMTKVVPFAMSALLLGSVAIAPTASANGGEAVVTNATQQDEQSPQVQPIFIKVAGTVENVEERDNATYYTTKDGENTNVFVVNKDTLIFDNTGKEVKLQKGDKVTAYTYANKPMLMIYPPQYNPEVIIVESQEMGSVTVDFFNEDLVNTDNSLKLNVGEETVVQSQLGKEVSVKDLAEQHLLVFYTITTRSIPAQTPPTKVIVLDAVSEEQGEVAEETEEASSNSAVQDIIKNDFYDINGTTMVPLRLIAEELGFKVESTGTGAIVSKGAVSYTITRGEKAYGYNKALRQFEVAPALLEPSKTYVPVEFFEELMQ, encoded by the coding sequence ATGAAAATGACTAAGGTCGTACCATTTGCAATGTCAGCATTATTACTAGGGAGTGTGGCAATCGCTCCAACAGCATCAGCAAACGGAGGAGAAGCAGTTGTGACAAATGCTACACAACAAGATGAACAAAGCCCACAAGTGCAGCCAATTTTTATAAAAGTAGCTGGTACAGTTGAGAATGTGGAAGAACGTGACAATGCGACTTATTATACAACAAAAGATGGAGAAAATACGAACGTATTTGTTGTAAATAAAGACACACTTATTTTTGATAATACAGGGAAAGAAGTAAAGCTTCAAAAAGGAGATAAAGTAACGGCTTATACGTATGCAAATAAGCCAATGCTGATGATCTATCCGCCACAATACAACCCAGAAGTTATCATTGTTGAATCACAGGAAATGGGCAGTGTGACAGTTGACTTTTTCAATGAAGATTTAGTGAATACGGATAACAGCTTAAAATTAAATGTTGGGGAAGAAACAGTAGTCCAAAGCCAACTAGGTAAAGAAGTATCAGTGAAAGATTTAGCAGAGCAACATTTACTTGTGTTCTATACGATTACAACAAGAAGTATCCCAGCACAAACACCACCAACAAAAGTAATCGTTTTAGACGCTGTATCTGAAGAACAAGGTGAAGTAGCTGAGGAAACTGAGGAAGCTTCTTCTAATTCAGCAGTACAAGATATAATAAAAAATGATTTCTATGATATCAATGGCACTACAATGGTGCCTTTACGATTAATTGCCGAAGAACTTGGCTTTAAAGTAGAGTCAACAGGAACTGGCGCAATTGTTTCAAAAGGCGCAGTATCTTATACAATTACACGTGGTGAAAAAGCATACGGCTACAATAAAGCACTTCGTCAATTTGAGGTAGCACCTGCTTTACTAGAACCATCAAAAACATATGTACCTGTTGAATTTTTCGAAGAATTAATGCAATAA
- a CDS encoding TVP38/TMEM64 family protein: protein MTKKLLIIAIWFVFIYILKHFQLLPLNLNALNDLISANKNYAYLLFIGLWIIRLILLIPGTTLMILGGVCFQPIEAFMLSTVGIVLSETFVYILSKSFAGNRLNKYLENRYPDLNNLLETYNYKFLAIGVICPIAPADVICFLSASVGIKYSTYIFTVIIASTPLRILYSYMGSNLHEYTVGLVFVIVSLIFVFAASIKIWNSLKQKRLELHQ, encoded by the coding sequence ATGACAAAGAAACTGCTCATAATTGCAATTTGGTTCGTATTCATTTATATATTAAAGCATTTTCAGTTACTGCCACTTAATTTGAATGCACTAAATGATTTGATTTCGGCCAATAAAAATTATGCATACTTATTGTTTATTGGCCTTTGGATAATTAGACTGATATTGCTTATTCCAGGTACAACACTAATGATTTTGGGGGGAGTTTGTTTCCAACCTATTGAGGCTTTCATGTTATCAACTGTAGGCATTGTATTGAGCGAAACGTTCGTCTATATACTTTCAAAAAGCTTTGCGGGGAATAGGCTAAATAAATATTTAGAAAATAGGTACCCCGACTTGAATAATTTATTAGAAACGTACAATTACAAATTTTTAGCAATAGGCGTCATATGTCCAATAGCACCAGCAGATGTGATTTGTTTTTTGTCCGCATCTGTAGGGATTAAGTATTCAACTTACATTTTTACTGTGATTATTGCGAGTACCCCATTAAGGATTCTATATAGTTATATGGGCAGTAACCTTCATGAATATACAGTTGGTTTAGTGTTCGTAATTGTTTCACTAATTTTTGTATTCGCAGCATCGATAAAAATTTGGAATTCACTTAAACAAAAACGATTAGAGCTGCATCAATAG
- a CDS encoding glycerophosphodiester phosphodiesterase, whose amino-acid sequence MQKARQIMRQAIYNIYTYRTDYIRVFIMIRVFQFLLVIPVSTVVLKLMLNVTGYTHITEQNIQSFLMHPFVLAMMLLLVLLILLFIYYEMGFLFIMAFNQQRGIRYRFLTMWQQLNRKLIYFFSLQVIYLIVYIALLLPLASFLLPLTLTQGITLPHFITNEMMSTRLGRVLYAAIASILVIVGIRSILTLPIFTIQPKISIRQSFLQSWRFSRRGLAELLVLLAMVLTVHLFLLLAITVVSTLPLFFLERNMPSAALVTAGLTLAFLEMVFVVLFSLLQAMFSQVMVAITYNTRYMAMPKYSHKSKRYNVLPILIGVVFSILSMTNIYSLEKSVYAPDTKIIAHRGYTAGHVENTINGLVSAANAGADIIELDIQQTVDGEFVVFHDRTLRRLAGKNGVIANMTLSDLKTITIYENGFTDKISSLDDFIEIAKALDVTLLIELKVHGKEREDVLPRLVEKLRAYKVLDTYYVQSSDAQLMSQLKNLTPNLRVGIVYALNIGPMDDLNVDFIALEESWVNESLITELKAQHMDLFVWTLNKDRSLQEFIEKNVSGVITDHPDVALDLRSKQNEQQYFLQRILNKLSFIF is encoded by the coding sequence ATGCAAAAAGCTCGTCAAATTATGCGACAAGCCATCTATAACATTTACACGTATCGCACCGATTATATCCGAGTTTTCATTATGATACGTGTATTTCAGTTTTTATTAGTAATACCAGTGTCAACAGTCGTATTGAAGCTAATGCTAAATGTGACGGGCTACACCCACATTACGGAACAAAATATACAAAGCTTTTTAATGCACCCTTTTGTCTTAGCGATGATGCTTCTTTTAGTATTGCTTATCTTACTTTTTATTTATTATGAAATGGGTTTTCTATTTATCATGGCTTTTAATCAGCAAAGGGGCATCCGTTATCGCTTTCTTACAATGTGGCAACAATTAAATCGCAAGCTTATCTACTTTTTTAGTCTGCAAGTCATTTATTTAATCGTTTATATTGCCCTATTGTTGCCTTTGGCTTCATTTTTGCTTCCTCTTACATTAACGCAAGGAATTACGTTACCTCACTTTATTACAAATGAAATGATGAGCACACGTTTAGGAAGGGTACTTTATGCGGCTATAGCCAGTATATTAGTAATAGTAGGAATACGTAGCATTTTGACCTTACCTATTTTTACAATACAGCCGAAAATTTCTATTCGCCAGTCGTTTCTACAAAGTTGGCGTTTTTCAAGACGAGGATTAGCTGAGCTACTCGTATTACTGGCAATGGTTTTAACAGTTCATTTATTTCTTTTATTAGCTATAACAGTTGTCAGTACGCTACCTTTATTTTTCTTGGAGCGCAATATGCCGAGTGCAGCACTTGTAACGGCAGGTCTTACACTCGCGTTTTTAGAAATGGTCTTTGTTGTGTTATTTAGTTTGTTGCAAGCAATGTTTTCGCAAGTAATGGTTGCCATTACGTATAATACACGTTATATGGCAATGCCAAAATATTCGCATAAGAGCAAACGCTATAACGTATTGCCAATACTGATTGGTGTAGTCTTTTCTATTTTAAGCATGACGAATATATATTCGTTAGAAAAAAGTGTTTACGCACCTGATACAAAAATTATTGCACATCGAGGCTATACAGCAGGACATGTAGAAAACACGATCAATGGACTTGTTAGTGCAGCCAATGCAGGTGCAGATATAATAGAACTTGATATTCAGCAAACGGTAGATGGGGAATTTGTCGTTTTTCATGATCGTACATTAAGGCGCTTAGCTGGTAAAAATGGAGTGATTGCAAATATGACACTAAGTGATTTAAAAACAATTACCATCTATGAAAATGGGTTTACTGATAAAATTTCATCTTTAGATGATTTTATAGAAATCGCAAAAGCACTTGATGTTACATTGCTTATTGAATTAAAGGTACACGGTAAAGAAAGGGAAGACGTATTGCCTCGGTTAGTAGAAAAATTGCGAGCCTATAAGGTGCTTGATACGTATTATGTACAGTCCTCAGATGCGCAATTGATGTCACAGTTGAAAAATTTAACACCTAATTTGCGCGTAGGAATTGTTTATGCACTTAATATTGGACCGATGGATGATTTAAATGTGGATTTTATTGCGTTAGAGGAATCGTGGGTGAATGAAAGCTTAATTACCGAACTAAAGGCACAACATATGGATTTATTTGTTTGGACATTAAACAAAGATCGTTCATTACAGGAGTTTATTGAGAAAAATGTCTCAGGTGTCATTACAGATCATCCAGATGTGGCATTAGATTTAAGATCAAAGCAAAACGAACAACAATATTTTTTACAACGGATATTAAATAAATTGTCCTTTATTTTTTAG